Proteins co-encoded in one Nicotiana sylvestris chromosome 7, ASM39365v2, whole genome shotgun sequence genomic window:
- the LOC138873443 gene encoding uncharacterized protein, producing the protein MQQYVIKVQTLLTRFKERSITHIPREEIIEADALTNLGSSTEMKGSDSSTVIHFMHSVLDVDNYCEVNTTNLAWDCRNEFIEYLWHDKLPEDLKTFQALNTKMARYSLLGGQLYRRSFQGPLVRCLGALEADYVIREVHEGICAIHSGANSLVLKLARVGYYWPLIEQYAKAFVQKCDKY; encoded by the coding sequence ATGCAACAATATGTGATTAAAGTTCAAACTTTGCTCACACGGTTCAAGGAGAGGTCGATCACCCACATCCCAAGAGAAGAAATTATAGAAGCAGATGCATTGACCAATTTGGGGTCTTCTACAGAGATGAAAGGATCCGACTCTAGCACTGTCATTCACTTTATGCATTCGGTGCTGGATGTGGACAACTATTGTGAAGTAAATACAACCAACCTAGCCTGGGATTGTAGGAATGAGTTCATCGAGTATCTTTGGCATGACAAGTTGCCTGAAGACCTGAAGACGTTCCAGGCACTAAACACCAAAATGGCTCGCTATAGCCTCTTGGGTGGACAATTGTATAGAAGATCTTTCCAAGGCCCTTTGGTCCGATGTCTAGGAGCCTTAGAAGCGGACTATGTAATTAGAGAGGTCCATGAAGGAATTTGTGCGATTCACTCCGGGGCAAATTCGTTGGTGCTAAAACTGGCTAGGGTAGGATACTATTGGCCCTTGATAGAACAATATGCAAAGGCATTCGTTCAGAAATGCGACAAGTATTAG
- the LOC104211807 gene encoding NDR1/HIN1-like protein 13 has translation MTHQTVNGSNHNSHDPVPLQSHPHYYPPPSSSSSKASFRGCCCCLFLLFSFLLLLILAVILVIVLALKPKKPQFDLQQVGVQYVGITPNSVIAAAASSASVSLNIHMVFTAVNDNKVGIKYDESRFTVMYRGIPLGRGIVPGFYQPAHSVRRVETTIAVDRVNLLQADAADLIRDAALNDRVELRILGDVGAKIRILGLTSPGVQVSVDCAIVISPRKQALTYKQCGFDGLSV, from the exons ATGACTCATCAGACCGTCAATGGCAGCAACCATAACTCACATGATCCAGTACCACTTCAAAGTCACCCTCATTACTACCCACCCCCTTCTTCATCATCTTCGAAAGCTTCTTTCAGAGGCTGCTGTTGTTGTCTATTCCTACTTTTCTCCTTTTTGCTTCTACTAATACTCGCCGTCATACTAGTTATCGTCCTCGCCTTGAAGCCCAAGAAACCCCAATTCGACCTTCAACAAGTGGGTGTTCAGTACGTGGGCATCACTCCCAACTCCGTCATTGCTGCTGCAGCGTCATCTGCCTCTGTTTCTCTCAATATCCACATGGTCTTCACTGCTGTCAATGATAATAAGGTGGGAATCAAGTACGACGAGTCCAGGTTTACTGTCATGTACCGCGGGATTCCACTCGGTCGGGGAATCGTTCCCGGGTTTTACCAGCCCGCTCACAGTGTTCGGCGGGTCGAAACTACGATCGCCGTGGATCGGGTCAACTTGCTCCAGGCCGATGCAGCTGATTTGATCCGTGATGCGGCGTTGAATGACCGGGTCGAGCTTCGGATTTTGGGTGATGTCGGAGCTAAGATTCGGATCCTTGGGCTTACTTCACCCGGTGTACAG GTATCCGTGGATTGCGCAATAGTGATCAGCCCAAGGAAACAGGCTCTCACCTACAAGCAGTGTGGATTCGATGGCCTTAGCGTATGA